From Pseudobythopirellula maris:
GGGGGTTCTCGCCGCCGATGTTCACGATGATCTTGCCCACGCGGAACCGCTCGCCCTCTTCGATGCGATACACGAGGTCGATCTTGCCCGGCTCTTCGAGGAACACCGGCTCTGCCTTCACGTCGGCGAACACGTATCCCTTGCTGCCGTAGAGGTCCTTGAGCCAGTTGACGTCCGCGTTCATTTTGTCTTGCTCGAACGGCTCGCCGGCCGGCAGCGTGGCGCCCGAGAGCAGCGACTCGTCGGCGAACTTCTCGTTGCCCACGAGCGAGACGTTGCGCACCTGGTAGCGGGGGCCCTCGTTGATCACGTACGTGATCGTGGCCCACTCGCCGCTCTCGCCGAACTCGATCGTGCGTCCCACCGTGGCGCGGAAGAAGCCGAACTTGCGGTAGTAGGCGATGATGCGATTGCGGTCGTCGTCGAGCTGGTCCTGGTTGAACTTCCCACCCATCAGGTGGGCGAAGCCCGGCTTGGCTTTGACCTTGGTCTTGAGCTGTCCGTCGCTGGCGAACTCGTTGCCCTCGAACTCGACGCTCCAGATACGCTGCTTGTCGCCCTCGTGGATGACGTACACCACGCCCCGGTCGTCGGGCTTCGAGCCCTCGGCGATCGTCACTTCCGCGCGTCCGAAACCGTTCGACTTGTAGAGTTCGAGCAGCTTGCGTCGCCCCTCTTCCACGGCGTAAGGATCGACGGCGCCGCCGACCTCGACGCCCGTTTCGCGGGCGAGTTTCTTGGCTTTGATCCGCTCGTTGCCGAGGTACTCGACGTAACGGATGGTCGCTCGCTCGGCGACGCGCAGGATGACCACGCGGCCCTCGGCGGTCCGCTCGGTGAGCGGGCGCACGCCGGCGAAGTAGGGGAGTTGGCCCAGCTTGCGGACGTCGGCTTGCAGCGCCTTGGGGTCGAACGGACGGCCGACGCGCGTTTGCATTTGCGCCGTGATGCGGCTGGCGGGGACCGTTCGGTTGCCCTCGACGCGGATCTCGGTGACGAGCTCGTTGGTGGCGAAAGCCGAGAGCCCGGCGCCGGCGGCCACGCTTTTCTTGGGGCCGGGGGGGGCGCCCACCGACGGATCGGGGGCCCCGCCGGGGGTTGAGAATCCTTGCCCACAGGCCGCCGACACGGTGAGCACAACGGCAAACGCCGCGGCCAGCGATCGGGGGAGCGGGCTTCGTACGAGGGGCAATGAGGGCATAGCTGCTCGGCCGGTGGATTCGGCGTGGGTCGTCGATTCGTGCGGGACCGTGCGCGCAATCGCGCGGCGGCCCGGAAAAATGGCCGCGTAGAATTAGCGGAACCCCGGGGGGCCCACAAGACGGGTTGGCTGCTGAGAGACCCACCCCGAAGGCGCCGCTAGCAAGAAAACGAGCGCCGCTGAGCAAAAAGAGGCGGCGAGCCGGGCGGCGTCAGCCCCCGGAGGGCGCCGGGCGCCCGCTCCACTCCGGGGGCTTACGCCACCCGGCTCGCCATTGCCTTGTTGGCAATGGCTTGATGTCGCGGCGCTGAAACGCTCTCAGAAATCTTCCGAGTATCCCGAGAACTCGTCGAACTGCTCCGGCGCGCGATTGGTGAACCGCGTGTAGTCGTGCAGCCAAGTGAGCTTCACGTCGCCCACCGGGCCGTTACGCTGCTTGCGGATCAGCAGGTCGGCCTCGCCGCGGCAGCGTTCGCGGTCTTCCTCGTTCGTTTGGTAATACTCCTCGCGGTGGACGAACATCACGACGTCGGCGTCCTGCTCGATGGCGCCCGACTCACGCAGGTGGCTCAGCTGCGGCTTGTTGTCGCGCGACGACTCGACCTGGCGGTTGAGCTGCCCCAGGCAGAGGACCGGCACGTCGAGCTCACGCGCCAGGCCCTTCAGGCGGCGGGCGATCTTGGCCACCTGCTCCTGCCGGGGGTCGCGGGCGTTGTCCGGGTCGATCAGCTGCAGGTAGTCGATCGTGATCAGCCCGAGCCCTTCGCGACGCTTCAGGCGGCGGGCCGCCGCGGCGATCTCCGTCATCGTGCGGCTCGGCGAGTCGTCGATGTACAGCGGCGCGGTGCTGATCTCGGCGGCGGTCTGGATCAGCCGACGCTGCTCGTCGGGCTTCAGCTGGCCGTTGCGCAGGCGGTGGCTGTTCACTTTGGCGCGCGAGCAGAGCAAGCGGTCACCCAGCTCGAGGGCCGCCATTTCGAGACTGACAAACAGCGTGGGCTTGCCGCACTCGATCGCCGCGTGCTCGACCATGTTGAGCGCGAGCGCCGTTTTTCCCATCGAGGGCCGGGCCGCCAGGATGATCAGCTCCGAGCCGTGGAAGCCGCCCGTCATCTCGTCGAAGTCGTCGAAGCCGGTCTCGACGCCGCTCATCGCTTCGTCTTGCTTCATGCGGGCGTCGATCCGGGCGAGCGACTCGTGCAGCACGTCGCGGATCGAGGCGAGCTTGCCCTGCTCCTTCTCCTCGAGGATGGCGAACACCTTCTCCTCGGCGCGCGCCAGCACCTGGCGGGGCTCGCCGCTCGGGTCGTAGGCGTCCTTCAGGATGTCCGTGCCGGCGTGGATCAACGCCCTTAGGGTCGCCTTTTCGCGGACGATGTGGGCGTAGTGCTCGGCGTGGGCGGCGGTGGCCACGGCCTGGCCCACCTCGGCAAGATACGGCGCCCCGCCGATCGCCTCGTACTCGCCCGAGTCACGCAGCCGCTGGACCAAGAGCATCACGTCGACCGCTTGGCCGTCGGTGTGCATCTCCATCATGTGGGCGTAGATCCGCCGGTTGGCGTCGTCGAGGAAATCGTCCTCCTTGAGGACCAACGCCACCTCGTCGCACGTCTCGGGCAGCAGCAGCAAGCTGCAGAGGACCGCCCGCTCGGCCTCGAGGCTCTGCGGCATCTGACGATCCATCACGCTCGTCTGCTGTCGCGAATCGTCCTGACCCCATTCACGCCGTTGTCCGTCGCGTCCCTGGCCTCGGTCGGGGCGGTCGGTGCGGTGCTGCTGCGAGTCGGGCATGGCCATGGCGTTCGTTCCTTCTGCCGGGCGGGGG
This genomic window contains:
- the dnaB gene encoding replicative DNA helicase, which produces MAMPDSQQHRTDRPDRGQGRDGQRREWGQDDSRQQTSVMDRQMPQSLEAERAVLCSLLLLPETCDEVALVLKEDDFLDDANRRIYAHMMEMHTDGQAVDVMLLVQRLRDSGEYEAIGGAPYLAEVGQAVATAAHAEHYAHIVREKATLRALIHAGTDILKDAYDPSGEPRQVLARAEEKVFAILEEKEQGKLASIRDVLHESLARIDARMKQDEAMSGVETGFDDFDEMTGGFHGSELIILAARPSMGKTALALNMVEHAAIECGKPTLFVSLEMAALELGDRLLCSRAKVNSHRLRNGQLKPDEQRRLIQTAAEISTAPLYIDDSPSRTMTEIAAAARRLKRREGLGLITIDYLQLIDPDNARDPRQEQVAKIARRLKGLARELDVPVLCLGQLNRQVESSRDNKPQLSHLRESGAIEQDADVVMFVHREEYYQTNEEDRERCRGEADLLIRKQRNGPVGDVKLTWLHDYTRFTNRAPEQFDEFSGYSEDF